CGCTTCCCGGTCGACCCCCGTGGAAGGCGCACAGGAACCAGGCTCGCATCGGCGAGCTTGGATCCGAGCATATCGTTCAATAACGAGATATCGAGGACAACATCATGCGTACCAGCCTTCCACTCATCGCGGCCTTCGGTGCCGCCAATCTCGTAGCCCAGCCCACACTCGCCGAGGACCCCAAGAGCCCGGCCGAGGGGTTCGACATCCACGTCGTCGCACCCCATCGCCACGAGGACGGCACGGTGCACGGCCCCTATCACCACTACTGCAAGTCCATCAAACCGGAGGTCTTGCAGTGCATGATCTTCCTGTCGAGCGATCCCAATGCCGAGTTGGTCGAGATCGAGTATTTCATCGACAAGAAGCTCGCGCGCACCAGCGTGACCTTGGAGCAATGGAACAAGCACTTCCACGACCACAAGGAAGAGATCGCTACCGGGCGAGTGCAGGTGCTCGATGTGCCACCGGAGAAAGCCAAGGAGATCGCGGAGGCCGCCTCCCAGACCGACGGCATCATCTTCCATCTCTGGCCGGTGGGCGCCAAGGTCCCGAACGGCGAGGTGATGTTCCCGACCGCGGTCAGCCACAAGCCGGTCGAGAAGCTCGAGATCCCGAAATAAGGGGAGCCCGACCGCTATTGGCGTACGATGATCTCGACGGCGTCGCCCCGTGTGTCCACCCTCTCGAGCGTCGCACCCCCGCGGCCGCGGTTGATGGTCAGATCGACGCGAGCATCGCGTATGTGCACTCCACGGATCTCGAGCCGGTCGATGCCCTGAGGCAATGCCATCCGGTCGAAGATAGCCCCGGGCCATGATTGCGGCGGTGAAGCGTTGTTC
The sequence above is a segment of the Pseudomonadota bacterium genome. Coding sequences within it:
- a CDS encoding OBAP family protein, which produces MRTSLPLIAAFGAANLVAQPTLAEDPKSPAEGFDIHVVAPHRHEDGTVHGPYHHYCKSIKPEVLQCMIFLSSDPNAELVEIEYFIDKKLARTSVTLEQWNKHFHDHKEEIATGRVQVLDVPPEKAKEIAEAASQTDGIIFHLWPVGAKVPNGEVMFPTAVSHKPVEKLEIPK